One part of the Arthrobacter sp. EM1 genome encodes these proteins:
- a CDS encoding xanthine dehydrogenase family protein subunit M yields MQIPAPFDYVRATSVDNALELLSRHGPESRVIAGGHSLLPMMKLRLSRPEWLIDINDLYELDFVLRDGDTLRIGALTRHSTLLESDEIAALFPIVRDAEAVIADPVVRNRGTIGGSLCQADPAEDLSTVCDVLGAEAVIRGPAGERVLAIADFHRGPYETAVGQDELLCELRFPIRPRAGSAYEKVERRVGDWAVGAAGASVTLAADGTITDAAVGLTALGLDHTVAGATELLRGQQPREELFVAAGRIAAEACDPVADQRGPIDYKRHLADELTRRVLRQACARAAQTQEG; encoded by the coding sequence ATGCAGATTCCGGCTCCTTTTGACTACGTGCGGGCCACTTCCGTGGACAACGCCCTGGAGCTCCTCTCCCGCCACGGGCCGGAGTCGCGGGTCATCGCCGGGGGGCACAGCCTCCTGCCGATGATGAAGCTCCGGCTCTCCCGGCCCGAATGGCTGATCGACATCAACGACCTTTACGAGCTCGACTTCGTCCTTCGTGACGGCGACACGCTTCGTATCGGCGCCCTGACGCGCCACTCGACCCTGCTGGAATCTGACGAGATCGCGGCGCTCTTCCCGATCGTCCGCGACGCCGAAGCGGTGATCGCCGATCCGGTCGTGCGCAACAGAGGAACCATCGGCGGATCGCTCTGCCAGGCCGATCCGGCCGAGGACCTGTCCACGGTCTGCGACGTGCTGGGTGCCGAAGCCGTGATCCGGGGACCCGCCGGCGAGCGCGTCCTGGCCATTGCCGACTTCCACCGAGGGCCCTATGAGACGGCGGTGGGCCAGGACGAACTGCTGTGCGAGCTCCGCTTCCCCATCCGCCCCCGCGCGGGCAGCGCCTACGAAAAGGTCGAACGACGAGTGGGCGACTGGGCTGTCGGCGCCGCCGGCGCGTCCGTGACGCTCGCAGCAGATGGCACTATTACTGATGCCGCCGTCGGGCTCACCGCCCTCGGCCTCGACCACACTGTCGCCGGGGCAACCGAACTGCTCCGCGGCCAGCAGCCACGGGAGGAACTGTTCGTGGCGGCCGGACGGATCGCCGCGGAAGCCTGCGACCCGGTGGCCGACCAGCGCGGCCCGATTGACTACAAACGGCAC
- a CDS encoding LysR family transcriptional regulator — protein sequence MTLSQLRTFALVARLGSLHAAAETLGVSEPAVSAALAALRLDLGDPLFVRAGGGIALTPGGRALADYAQDIVGMADQARWQVANAKNDAGRLRIASTAPFAEHAAGRLLDLFTQRVPGAAVDVVVESADDLASLLQERAYDIALGARPRSPAGTVGIGAGMECVAFLRYQRVLVAAAVHPLARLHGPVTAARLLDRPWFAGPAGIQNSSEEGRWLATLGVAPEIIRLSSETEALAAVRAGEGIMLALGNNVRTELQGGSLARVPVVGTPVTGLWWASTLDHRRTTTMAQTLQRFAGTADATAAMTAPGGSRGLERRGPKFHVALWS from the coding sequence ATGACATTAAGCCAGCTCCGCACGTTCGCCCTGGTCGCCCGCCTGGGGTCGCTGCACGCTGCCGCGGAAACCCTCGGAGTCAGTGAACCGGCAGTTTCCGCGGCCCTGGCGGCGCTCCGGCTGGACCTTGGCGACCCGCTCTTTGTGCGTGCCGGAGGGGGCATCGCGCTCACGCCGGGGGGCCGCGCCCTGGCGGACTACGCCCAGGACATAGTCGGCATGGCAGACCAAGCGCGCTGGCAGGTGGCGAACGCCAAGAACGACGCCGGACGGCTGAGGATTGCATCGACCGCTCCCTTTGCCGAACACGCTGCCGGTCGGTTGCTGGATCTCTTCACCCAGCGTGTCCCCGGAGCTGCGGTGGACGTAGTGGTCGAGTCCGCCGACGATCTGGCCTCGCTGCTGCAGGAGCGCGCGTACGACATCGCCCTCGGCGCCCGGCCGAGGTCTCCGGCCGGCACCGTCGGCATCGGAGCGGGAATGGAGTGCGTTGCGTTCCTGCGCTACCAGCGTGTTTTGGTAGCGGCGGCGGTACATCCGCTGGCCCGGCTGCACGGACCGGTTACGGCGGCCCGGTTGCTGGACCGGCCCTGGTTCGCCGGTCCGGCGGGGATCCAAAACAGCTCGGAGGAGGGCCGTTGGCTGGCCACGCTGGGAGTGGCGCCGGAGATCATCCGGCTCAGCAGCGAGACGGAGGCCCTGGCAGCGGTGCGGGCGGGGGAGGGCATCATGCTGGCGCTCGGCAACAATGTCCGAACCGAACTCCAGGGCGGCTCACTCGCCCGGGTACCCGTCGTCGGGACACCGGTCACCGGACTGTGGTGGGCGAGCACCCTGGACCACCGCCGGACCACCACCATGGCGCAGACGCTGCAGCGCTTCGCCGGAACCGCGGATGCGACTGCTGCGATGACGGCCCCCGGCGGTTCGAGGGGCTTGGAACGCCGGGGACCGAAGTTTCACGTCGCACTGTGGAGCTGA
- a CDS encoding DUF6457 domain-containing protein: protein MTLTRDEDSSLRHWSARLIQALQILDLEVDHEKIVQVADESLKAVGPHADAVSAFIVGFAAGTASTEGRKGTDEAVHAAANKVLELCEHGESGGPDEEGWAKRAQ from the coding sequence ATGACTTTGACCCGGGACGAAGACAGCTCACTGCGGCATTGGAGTGCCCGCCTGATTCAGGCGCTGCAGATTCTTGACCTGGAAGTAGACCACGAGAAAATCGTTCAAGTCGCAGACGAGTCACTCAAAGCCGTGGGGCCGCACGCCGATGCCGTCAGCGCATTCATCGTCGGATTCGCCGCGGGAACCGCTTCGACCGAGGGCCGCAAGGGGACCGATGAGGCCGTCCACGCCGCCGCCAACAAGGTTCTTGAGCTCTGTGAGCATGGCGAGTCGGGCGGACCCGACGAAGAGGGCTGGGCGAAGCGGGCACAATAG
- a CDS encoding FdhF/YdeP family oxidoreductase: MTSKNPQVEEYDDKDLVVGDGPKDWAAGIPGVMHSMVPAIEHMGVNRTRKTVLAMNQKKGFDCPSCAWPDPKHRKTFEFCENGAKAVTWEATPVVIGSEFWAEHSVSELRTRSEYWLGMQGRLTEPVHKPAGEDHYKPVSWPEAIRIVADKLKGLDSPDEAAFYTSGRTSNEAAFLYQLMVRGYGTNNLPDCSNMCHESSGWAMGQTIGIGKATVSFDDYANADLIIIMGQNPGTNHPRMLTELEACKENGGEIVAVNPLPEAGLRRYKNPQKVKGIVGRGTEIADQFLHIRIGGDMALLQAISKRVLDAEAQNPGTVLDHEFLAAHCEGLDELKEHLSYLDEGAVLAATGLRTEEIDELASRYLKAEKVIITWAMGITQQKKGVATIKEIINLLLLRGNMGKPGAGASPIRGHSNVQGDRTMGIWEQMPQSFMDALGDEFGFEPPREHGVDAVETINKMRDGGIRFFMALGGNFVGAMADTNATEAAMAGTELSVQVSTKLNRSHAVTGAEALILPTMGRTEIDIQESGPQFVSVEDTVCAVHPSWGSVEPVSHHLLSETAIVSRLGKALVGDRIKADWDGFEKNYDLVRDHISQVVGGCEDYNTRIRQEGGFILENGPRDSRTFPTPTGKAVLTVNDLEHVQKPEGTLILQTMRSHDQFNTTIYGHNDRYRGIKKGRDVVFVNPDDIVELGLADGMLVDIRGEYRDGVERIIRKFRVVSYPTARGCAAAYYPEANVLVPLDHTADGSNTPVSKAVIVRLEPSPDQAANSSSSPASGAAQLR; encoded by the coding sequence GTGACCAGCAAGAACCCCCAGGTCGAGGAATACGACGACAAGGACCTCGTGGTCGGAGACGGTCCAAAGGACTGGGCCGCCGGCATCCCCGGAGTGATGCACTCCATGGTGCCTGCCATCGAGCACATGGGTGTGAACCGGACGCGCAAGACCGTTCTGGCGATGAATCAGAAGAAGGGTTTCGACTGCCCGAGCTGCGCGTGGCCGGACCCGAAGCACCGCAAGACCTTCGAGTTTTGTGAAAACGGCGCAAAGGCTGTCACCTGGGAGGCGACTCCGGTGGTCATTGGCAGTGAGTTCTGGGCGGAGCATTCCGTCAGCGAACTGCGGACCCGCTCCGAATACTGGCTGGGAATGCAGGGCCGGCTTACCGAGCCCGTCCACAAACCGGCCGGCGAGGACCACTACAAGCCGGTGAGCTGGCCGGAGGCGATCCGGATCGTCGCGGACAAGCTCAAGGGCCTGGACTCACCCGACGAGGCAGCGTTTTACACCAGCGGCCGCACGTCCAATGAAGCCGCCTTCCTCTACCAGTTGATGGTCCGCGGCTATGGCACGAACAACCTGCCGGACTGTTCCAACATGTGCCACGAGTCCTCGGGCTGGGCCATGGGCCAGACCATCGGCATTGGCAAGGCAACCGTCAGTTTCGACGACTACGCCAATGCCGACCTGATCATCATCATGGGCCAGAACCCGGGCACCAATCACCCGCGGATGCTTACCGAGCTGGAAGCCTGCAAGGAAAACGGCGGCGAAATCGTTGCTGTCAATCCCCTGCCGGAGGCCGGGCTGCGCCGCTACAAGAACCCGCAGAAGGTCAAAGGCATCGTTGGCCGCGGCACGGAAATCGCTGACCAGTTCCTGCACATCCGCATCGGCGGTGACATGGCGCTGCTGCAGGCAATCTCCAAACGTGTGCTCGACGCTGAGGCACAAAACCCCGGCACCGTGCTGGACCACGAGTTCCTGGCCGCGCACTGCGAAGGACTCGATGAGCTCAAGGAACACCTCAGCTACCTAGACGAGGGAGCGGTCCTGGCTGCGACCGGCCTGCGAACCGAAGAAATTGACGAACTCGCGTCGCGCTACCTGAAAGCCGAGAAAGTCATTATCACCTGGGCCATGGGCATCACGCAGCAGAAGAAGGGCGTGGCAACCATTAAGGAGATCATCAACCTGCTGCTGTTGCGTGGAAACATGGGCAAGCCCGGCGCCGGAGCCTCCCCTATCCGGGGGCACAGCAACGTCCAGGGCGACCGCACCATGGGTATCTGGGAGCAGATGCCGCAGTCCTTTATGGACGCCCTCGGCGATGAGTTCGGCTTCGAACCGCCCCGGGAACACGGTGTGGACGCCGTGGAAACCATCAACAAAATGCGCGATGGAGGGATCAGGTTCTTTATGGCTCTCGGCGGAAACTTTGTAGGCGCCATGGCAGACACCAACGCCACCGAAGCGGCCATGGCGGGAACTGAGCTTTCCGTGCAGGTATCCACGAAACTCAACCGCTCCCACGCTGTGACAGGCGCGGAGGCACTGATCCTGCCCACGATGGGCCGGACGGAGATTGACATCCAGGAGTCCGGACCGCAGTTCGTCTCCGTGGAGGATACCGTCTGCGCCGTGCACCCTTCCTGGGGAAGCGTTGAACCGGTCTCGCACCACTTGCTGTCCGAGACGGCGATTGTCAGCCGGCTCGGCAAAGCGCTGGTTGGGGACCGGATCAAGGCCGACTGGGACGGCTTCGAGAAGAACTACGACCTGGTCCGTGACCACATTTCGCAGGTCGTGGGCGGTTGCGAGGACTACAACACCAGGATCAGGCAGGAAGGTGGCTTCATTCTCGAGAACGGACCGCGGGATTCCCGGACGTTCCCCACCCCGACCGGCAAAGCTGTGCTGACTGTCAACGATCTGGAGCACGTGCAGAAGCCGGAGGGAACCCTGATCCTGCAGACCATGCGCTCCCATGACCAGTTCAACACCACCATCTACGGGCACAATGACCGCTACCGGGGTATCAAGAAGGGCCGCGATGTGGTCTTCGTGAACCCGGACGACATCGTGGAGCTGGGCCTTGCCGACGGAATGTTGGTTGACATCCGGGGCGAGTACCGGGATGGCGTGGAGCGTATTATCCGGAAGTTCCGCGTGGTGTCCTACCCGACCGCACGGGGCTGCGCCGCCGCCTACTACCCGGAGGCCAACGTGCTGGTGCCCCTGGACCATACGGCCGACGGCAGCAACACGCCGGTGTCCAAGGCCGTTATCGTCAGGCTTGAGCCCAGCCCGGACCAGGCAGCGAACAGTTCGAGCTCGCCGGCATCCGGCGCGGCGCAGCTGCGGTAG
- a CDS encoding dienelactone hydrolase family protein, which produces MPEQKVTLAGFTESTFSHGGIHHQVFRAGAGPAVVLIHEVPGIHPGVLDLARRLIESGFTVYLPSMFGRPGGKAGEGIVKSIAKVCVSREFAVLANRSSPATGWLCALAATAHQECGGPGVGAIGMCMTGSFALAMALEPAVLAPVMSQPALPAGLTARRRAAVGLDDVELDRVKDRTSQGLRLLGLRFSNDRACPAERFETMRREFGGSFEGIEIDSSPGNPLGIAQSAHCVLTVDLVDTPGHPTRAALDRTIEFISERLLPGRAGITTPNEGP; this is translated from the coding sequence ATGCCGGAGCAAAAGGTAACGCTGGCGGGCTTCACCGAGTCGACCTTCAGCCACGGCGGCATCCACCACCAGGTGTTCCGGGCGGGAGCGGGCCCGGCGGTGGTCCTGATCCACGAGGTCCCCGGGATCCACCCGGGCGTGTTGGACCTGGCGCGCAGGCTGATCGAGAGCGGATTCACGGTCTATCTTCCTTCCATGTTTGGGCGTCCCGGCGGAAAAGCGGGTGAGGGAATTGTGAAGTCAATAGCGAAAGTATGCGTCTCGCGCGAATTCGCCGTCCTGGCGAACCGGAGCAGTCCCGCCACAGGTTGGCTGTGCGCCCTTGCCGCTACCGCCCATCAGGAGTGCGGGGGTCCCGGCGTCGGGGCGATCGGCATGTGCATGACCGGAAGCTTCGCGCTGGCCATGGCCCTGGAACCCGCAGTCCTCGCCCCTGTTATGAGCCAGCCAGCGCTGCCCGCGGGCCTGACGGCACGGCGGCGGGCCGCTGTAGGTTTGGACGACGTCGAACTGGACCGGGTGAAGGACCGGACCAGCCAGGGGCTGCGGCTCCTCGGATTGCGGTTCAGCAACGACCGGGCGTGCCCGGCAGAGCGATTCGAAACCATGCGGCGCGAATTCGGCGGGAGCTTCGAAGGGATAGAAATCGATTCCTCGCCGGGCAACCCGCTCGGAATCGCCCAGTCCGCACATTGTGTGCTGACCGTGGACCTGGTGGACACCCCGGGCCACCCGACCAGGGCGGCCCTTGACCGGACCATCGAATTCATCAGCGAGCGCCTGCTCCCGGGCCGTGCCGGTATTACAACACCCAATGAGGGGCCATGA
- a CDS encoding TspO/MBR family protein, with protein sequence MKLRTAVWTAAATAATAAAGGLATDPDSRWYRGLRKPGWQPPVIAFPVVWTALYADLAVSSAAALDSGEAEDPPDGSIAAAETRAYRGALAVNLVLNATWSWLFWRARRPWLAAAECAVLTASSADLVRRTYQLNRGAGVALAPYALWCGFAAVLSAAIARLNPGAAGGRQ encoded by the coding sequence ATGAAACTGCGCACAGCCGTGTGGACCGCAGCAGCGACCGCCGCCACGGCAGCGGCCGGGGGCCTAGCCACCGATCCGGACAGCCGCTGGTACCGGGGGCTGCGGAAACCGGGCTGGCAGCCGCCGGTTATAGCCTTTCCAGTGGTCTGGACTGCCCTCTATGCGGATCTCGCGGTCAGTTCCGCCGCCGCCCTGGACAGCGGCGAGGCGGAGGATCCGCCAGACGGCAGCATCGCAGCGGCGGAGACCCGTGCCTACCGGGGCGCCCTGGCAGTCAACTTGGTTCTTAACGCGACATGGAGTTGGCTTTTCTGGCGTGCCCGCCGGCCGTGGCTGGCAGCGGCGGAATGCGCTGTGCTGACCGCAAGCAGCGCCGATCTGGTGCGTCGTACATATCAATTGAACCGCGGTGCAGGCGTGGCCCTGGCCCCCTACGCGTTGTGGTGTGGGTTCGCCGCCGTCCTGTCGGCGGCTATCGCGCGTCTCAATCCTGGTGCGGCCGGCGGCCGGCAGTAA
- a CDS encoding long-chain-fatty-acid--CoA ligase, giving the protein MKKTSTSSSSTGPASADTAREHGQPWSERPWTRAYGPGVPSRLALPKGSLVDLLDKSVRRYGSKTALEFFGARTSYRELGTLISRAAAGLEKLGVKAGDRVALVLPNCPQHIIAFHAVLRLGAVVVEHNPLYTDRELRHQFEDHGAVVAIVWDKAVERVRQLPADVGLRSIVSVELIPAMPLLQRLALRLPVPAARKARAALSVGSKQPKARPVAAPRTVLPWRDLLDAGRLKKNHPRPAPRDVAVLQYTSGTTGLPKAAMLSHANLQANAAQGRAWVPGLKDGRETVYAVLPMFHAYGLTLCMTFALSIGAKLVLFPKFDVDLVFKALKKSPATFLPAVPPIYDRIAAAAAERGVGLGSIRFAISGAMNLPTATVETWEKATGGYLIEGYGLTETSPIAIGNPFGASRKPGTVGVPFPLTDIRVVDPRNVALDRAAGEEGELLIRGPQVFAGYWNRPVETEEALLDGGWFRTGDIVSVDEDYFVTIRDRIKELIITGGFNVSPSEVEDVMATFPGVAEVCVVGLPRAGGGEDVVAAVVPAAGTSINTDSLLVFARKHLTAYKVPRRVVVLETLPRSLIGKVLRREIRDTLAAVR; this is encoded by the coding sequence ATGAAAAAGACATCGACGTCGAGCTCGTCCACCGGCCCAGCTTCGGCGGATACTGCCCGGGAACATGGGCAGCCGTGGAGCGAACGCCCCTGGACCCGCGCGTACGGGCCGGGCGTACCGTCCCGCCTGGCGCTCCCGAAAGGCTCGCTCGTCGACCTCCTGGACAAGTCGGTGCGGCGTTATGGGTCGAAGACCGCGCTGGAGTTTTTCGGCGCCCGCACCAGCTACCGCGAGCTCGGCACGCTGATCAGCCGGGCCGCCGCCGGTCTGGAGAAGCTCGGCGTCAAGGCCGGCGACCGGGTCGCCCTCGTGCTGCCAAACTGCCCGCAGCACATCATTGCCTTCCATGCCGTGCTGCGCCTGGGCGCCGTTGTGGTCGAGCACAATCCGCTGTACACGGACCGGGAGCTGCGCCACCAGTTCGAGGATCACGGGGCCGTCGTCGCAATTGTTTGGGATAAAGCGGTGGAACGGGTCCGCCAGTTGCCGGCCGACGTTGGGCTGCGCAGCATCGTCTCGGTGGAACTCATTCCGGCGATGCCGCTGCTGCAGCGGCTGGCGCTGCGGCTTCCGGTTCCGGCGGCCCGTAAGGCCCGCGCCGCCCTCTCCGTGGGCAGCAAGCAGCCGAAGGCCCGGCCCGTAGCCGCCCCGCGAACGGTACTGCCGTGGCGGGACCTCCTCGACGCCGGCAGACTCAAAAAGAATCATCCGCGCCCCGCACCCCGGGACGTCGCGGTCCTTCAGTACACCTCCGGCACCACGGGGTTGCCCAAAGCGGCCATGCTCAGCCACGCCAATCTGCAAGCCAATGCCGCCCAGGGCAGGGCCTGGGTGCCCGGGCTCAAGGACGGCCGGGAGACCGTGTACGCGGTGCTGCCGATGTTCCATGCCTACGGGCTGACGCTCTGCATGACGTTTGCCTTGAGTATCGGCGCGAAACTGGTCCTGTTCCCTAAATTCGACGTCGATCTGGTGTTCAAGGCGCTCAAGAAGTCCCCTGCGACTTTCCTGCCGGCCGTGCCGCCGATCTACGACCGGATCGCTGCGGCCGCGGCGGAACGCGGCGTTGGGCTGGGAAGCATCCGCTTTGCCATCTCCGGCGCGATGAACCTGCCTACGGCGACCGTGGAGACCTGGGAAAAAGCGACCGGCGGCTACCTGATCGAGGGCTACGGACTCACCGAAACGTCTCCGATCGCGATTGGCAACCCTTTCGGCGCCAGCCGAAAGCCGGGCACCGTCGGGGTACCCTTCCCGTTGACCGACATCCGGGTGGTGGATCCCAGGAACGTCGCGCTGGACCGTGCGGCGGGCGAGGAGGGTGAACTGCTGATCCGCGGTCCGCAGGTATTCGCCGGCTATTGGAACCGGCCGGTGGAGACCGAGGAGGCCCTGCTCGACGGCGGTTGGTTCCGTACCGGAGACATCGTCTCCGTGGACGAGGACTACTTCGTGACCATTCGTGACCGGATCAAGGAACTCATCATCACCGGGGGCTTTAATGTCTCGCCCAGCGAAGTTGAAGACGTCATGGCCACGTTCCCGGGGGTTGCCGAAGTCTGCGTCGTCGGACTGCCCCGCGCCGGCGGCGGCGAGGACGTGGTCGCCGCAGTCGTGCCGGCCGCCGGCACCAGCATTAACACCGACTCGCTCCTGGTCTTTGCCCGGAAACACCTGACCGCCTACAAGGTACCCCGCCGGGTGGTGGTCCTTGAGACGCTCCCCCGCTCGCTGATCGGCAAGGTCCTGCGCCGCGAGATCCGGGACACCCTCGCGGCAGTGCGCTGA